Proteins encoded within one genomic window of Bacillus sp. F19:
- the sufD gene encoding Fe-S cluster assembly protein SufD, translating into MTVETKFNHDYVTGFSKELGEPEWLKELRLQALEKAEDLSMPRPDKTKIDKWNFTQFQTHSVKSKALASLNDLSDEVKALIDLEDENKNLYIQLDTTPAYTSLSQELKDQGVIFTDIHTAVREHSELVQKYFMSEGVKVDEHRLTALHAALMNGGVFVYVPKNVEATAPLQAVYVHENPETTLFNHVIVVADDNSSVTYVENYISTTETEESIFNIVTEVFANNNAKVTYGAVDHLNKGVTTYVNRRGTAARDARIEWALGLMNDGNTISENTTNLMGDGSYGDTKSVVVGRGNQIQNFTTKVIHFGKNSEGYILKHGVMKDSASSVFNGIGKIEHGASKSNAEQESRVLMLSEKARGDANPILLIDEDDVTAGHAASVGRVDPLQLYYLMSRGIPKVEAERLVIHGFLAPVVRVLPIEGVKKQLVEVIERKVK; encoded by the coding sequence ATGACAGTAGAGACGAAATTCAACCACGACTATGTCACGGGTTTCTCAAAAGAACTCGGTGAACCGGAATGGCTTAAAGAACTGCGCTTACAAGCTCTTGAAAAAGCTGAAGACCTTTCAATGCCAAGACCGGATAAAACGAAAATTGATAAGTGGAATTTCACACAATTCCAAACACACTCAGTTAAAAGCAAAGCTTTAGCATCCCTTAATGATTTAAGTGATGAAGTAAAAGCTTTAATTGATCTTGAAGATGAGAACAAAAATCTTTATATCCAATTAGACACAACGCCTGCTTATACATCTCTTTCTCAGGAGTTAAAAGATCAGGGCGTAATCTTCACTGATATTCATACGGCTGTCCGCGAACATTCTGAACTTGTGCAAAAATACTTCATGTCTGAAGGCGTGAAAGTTGATGAGCATCGTTTAACAGCACTTCATGCAGCTCTTATGAACGGCGGAGTATTTGTATATGTGCCTAAAAACGTTGAGGCAACAGCACCTCTTCAGGCTGTATATGTACATGAAAATCCGGAAACAACTCTTTTCAACCATGTTATCGTTGTAGCAGACGACAACAGTTCTGTGACTTATGTTGAAAACTATATTTCAACGACTGAAACGGAAGAATCGATTTTCAACATTGTAACGGAAGTATTTGCGAACAATAATGCAAAAGTTACTTACGGTGCTGTTGATCATTTGAATAAAGGTGTTACTACGTATGTAAACCGCCGCGGTACTGCTGCACGCGATGCACGCATTGAATGGGCGCTTGGTTTGATGAATGACGGCAATACGATTTCTGAAAACACAACAAACCTGATGGGTGACGGCTCTTATGGAGATACTAAATCTGTTGTTGTCGGACGCGGAAATCAAATTCAAAACTTCACAACAAAAGTGATTCACTTCGGCAAAAATTCTGAGGGCTACATCTTAAAGCACGGCGTAATGAAAGACAGTGCTTCATCTGTCTTCAACGGAATCGGCAAAATTGAGCATGGTGCTTCAAAATCAAATGCAGAGCAGGAATCAAGAGTTCTTATGCTCAGCGAAAAAGCACGCGGAGATGCAAATCCGATTCTATTAATTGACGAGGACGATGTAACGGCTGGACATGCTGCGTCTGTTGGCCGCGTTGATCCGCTTCAATTGTATTACTTGATGAGCCGCGGCATTCCTAAAGTTGAGGCAGAGCGTCTTGTCATTCACGGCTTCCTTGCGCCGGTTGTTAGAGTACTTCCAATCGAAGGCGTTAAGAAACAGCTTGTTGAGGTCATTGAAAGGAAAGTTAAGTAA
- the sufC gene encoding Fe-S cluster assembly ATPase SufC, with product MAGSTLVIKDLHVEIDGKEILKGVNLEIKGGEFHAIMGPNGTGKSTLSSAIMGHPKYEVTQGSITLDGEDVLEMEVDERARAGLFLAMQYPSEISGVTNADFLRSSINARKEEGQEISLMKFIRKMDSNMEFLEMDPDMAQRYLNEGFSGGEKKRNEILQLMMIEPKIAILDEIDSGLDIDALKVVSKGINQMRNEDFGCLIITHYQRLLNYITPDHVHVMMQGRIVKSGGPELSQRLESEGYDWIKHELGIEDETVGQEA from the coding sequence ATGGCAGGTTCTACTTTAGTTATTAAAGATTTACATGTTGAAATTGACGGGAAAGAAATTTTAAAAGGTGTAAACCTTGAAATAAAAGGCGGAGAATTCCACGCAATCATGGGACCAAATGGTACTGGTAAATCCACACTATCATCTGCGATCATGGGGCACCCTAAATATGAAGTAACACAAGGAAGCATCACTCTTGACGGTGAAGATGTTCTTGAGATGGAAGTAGATGAGCGCGCACGTGCAGGTCTATTCTTAGCGATGCAATATCCAAGCGAAATCAGCGGAGTAACAAATGCTGACTTCCTTCGTTCTTCTATCAATGCACGCAAAGAAGAAGGACAGGAAATTTCTTTAATGAAATTCATCCGCAAAATGGACTCTAACATGGAATTCCTTGAAATGGATCCTGATATGGCACAGCGTTACCTAAATGAAGGATTCTCCGGCGGAGAGAAAAAACGCAATGAGATTCTTCAATTAATGATGATCGAGCCTAAAATCGCGATTCTTGATGAAATCGATTCAGGTCTTGACATCGATGCATTAAAAGTTGTTTCAAAAGGCATTAACCAAATGCGCAACGAAGATTTCGGCTGCCTGATCATCACTCACTATCAGCGCCTGTTAAACTACATCACACCTGATCATGTACACGTAATGATGCAGGGACGCATCGTAAAATCGGGCGGTCCTGAGCTTTCTCAGCGTTTAGAATCAGAAGGCTATGACTGGATTAAACATGAGCTTGGCATCGAAGACGAAACTGTTGGTCAAGAAGCGTAA
- a CDS encoding carboxymuconolactone decarboxylase family protein, with the protein MQHFEARNISEAALHNYKEGLGVFTEKMPELAHLYNEFTEECFKEGTLSQKEKQLIALGISIYSQDEYCIIYHTKGCLDQGASEQEILETAGVTAAFGGGAAMSQSVTLVQECITELNQLKQ; encoded by the coding sequence ATGCAGCATTTTGAAGCGAGAAATATAAGTGAAGCCGCTTTGCATAATTACAAAGAAGGTCTGGGAGTTTTTACAGAAAAAATGCCTGAGCTTGCGCACCTTTATAATGAATTCACTGAAGAATGTTTTAAAGAAGGAACACTTTCCCAAAAAGAAAAGCAGTTGATTGCACTTGGCATAAGCATCTATTCACAAGATGAATATTGTATTATTTATCATACAAAAGGCTGCTTAGATCAGGGGGCAAGCGAACAGGAGATTCTAGAAACGGCAGGAGTAACAGCTGCTTTTGGCGGTGGAGCGGCAATGAGTCAATCCGTTACCTTAGTACAAGAGTGCATCACAGAATTGAATCAGCTTAAGCAATAG
- a CDS encoding MetQ/NlpA family ABC transporter substrate-binding protein translates to MKKLLLSAVFATSAFALAACGSGGGNGEGEETKTLKIGASNVPHAEILEEAQPLLEEKGIELDIVPFQDYILPNKSLASKEIDANYFQHIPYLESQMAENKDYDFVNAGGIHIEPIGVYSKKHKSLEDIPEGGTIIMSNSVADHGRMLSLLESEGLITIKEGVDKTTATIDDIDENNKNLKFKADVEASILPQAYNNDEGDAVLINTNYAIGAGLNPQKDAIALEGSESPYVNIITVRKGDENKEEIKALVEVLHSKEIQSFIEEKYEGAVVPVDGE, encoded by the coding sequence ATGAAGAAATTATTGTTAAGTGCTGTATTCGCAACTTCTGCTTTCGCTCTTGCTGCATGTGGTTCTGGAGGCGGAAATGGCGAAGGAGAAGAAACAAAAACGCTGAAAATCGGTGCTTCAAATGTCCCGCATGCGGAAATTCTGGAGGAAGCACAGCCTTTGCTTGAGGAAAAAGGCATTGAGCTTGATATCGTGCCGTTCCAGGATTATATCCTGCCGAATAAATCTCTCGCAAGTAAAGAAATTGATGCCAACTACTTTCAGCATATTCCATATTTAGAGTCTCAAATGGCAGAAAATAAAGATTATGACTTTGTTAATGCAGGCGGCATCCATATCGAGCCAATTGGTGTGTATTCTAAAAAACATAAATCATTAGAAGATATTCCAGAGGGCGGCACAATTATCATGAGTAATTCTGTAGCTGACCATGGCCGTATGCTTTCATTGCTTGAAAGCGAAGGCTTAATCACGATTAAAGAAGGTGTCGATAAAACAACTGCAACAATTGATGATATCGATGAAAACAATAAAAATCTGAAATTCAAAGCAGATGTAGAAGCAAGCATTCTTCCGCAGGCTTATAATAACGATGAAGGCGATGCTGTATTAATTAATACGAACTATGCAATTGGTGCAGGACTCAATCCACAAAAAGATGCGATTGCACTTGAAGGTTCAGAATCACCATATGTAAACATCATCACAGTCCGCAAAGGCGACGAAAACAAAGAAGAAATTAAAGCTTTAGTTGAAGTGCTTCATTCAAAAGAAATTCAATCATTTATTGAAGAAAAATATGAAGGTGCAGTAGTACCTGTTGACGGAGAATAA
- a CDS encoding ABC transporter permease, translating to MFENVRWENVWEATSETLFMTGFSVAATFVLGIILGLLLFLTSRGGIWENKPVNIIISAFVNIFRSIPFILLIILLIPFTKAILDTFLGAKAALPALIIGAAPFYGRMVEMALREIDKGVIEAARSMGAKTSTIIWKVLIPESSPALISGITVTAIALVGYTAMAGVVGAGGLGNLAFLEGFQRNNNAVTMIATILILVIVFIIQFIGDFITSKLDKR from the coding sequence ATGTTTGAGAATGTGAGATGGGAAAATGTATGGGAAGCTACAAGTGAAACCTTATTCATGACAGGATTCTCCGTGGCTGCAACATTTGTCTTGGGCATTATACTCGGGCTGCTGTTGTTCTTAACTTCCAGAGGCGGAATTTGGGAAAATAAACCGGTAAATATCATTATATCTGCATTCGTGAATATTTTCCGGTCGATTCCGTTTATTCTTCTTATCATTTTGCTGATTCCTTTTACAAAGGCCATTTTAGATACGTTCCTTGGAGCAAAAGCAGCATTGCCGGCTTTAATTATTGGAGCTGCGCCATTTTATGGGCGGATGGTTGAAATGGCTCTTCGTGAAATAGATAAAGGAGTCATTGAGGCTGCAAGATCGATGGGTGCAAAAACATCAACGATCATTTGGAAGGTGTTAATACCTGAATCATCTCCTGCGCTTATCTCAGGTATTACCGTAACCGCTATTGCACTTGTCGGCTATACAGCCATGGCAGGGGTAGTCGGCGCCGGAGGATTAGGAAATCTTGCATTTCTTGAAGGCTTCCAGCGGAATAATAATGCTGTAACTATGATTGCGACAATCTTGATATTAGTCATTGTATTTATCATCCAATTTATTGGAGACTTTATAACATCAAAATTAGATAAACGCTAG
- a CDS encoding methionine ABC transporter ATP-binding protein has translation MITLKDVKKVFQSKSGNVTAVDSVDLNINQGEIFGIIGYSGAGKSSLIRLLNGLEKPTGGTIQVAGRKIDTIRGDELRKARHEISMIFQHFNLLWSRTVRENISFPLEIAGVKKEQRMKRVEELIKLVGLEGREDAYPSQLSGGQKQRVGIARALANNPKVLLCDEATSALDPQTTDSILELLVDINERLGLTIVLITHEMHVIRKICHRVAVMENGRIVEQGEVLDVFKKPQQPITKRFVKQITEPDDTQETLELILEKYKHGMVIQLTFVGDSTESPLITNLIRNHPIEVNILQGKISQTQSGSYGTLFIHMDGQPEELDKAMAFIRTQEVEAEVIANV, from the coding sequence ATGATTACGTTAAAAGATGTCAAAAAAGTCTTTCAATCAAAAAGCGGAAATGTTACCGCGGTTGATTCGGTTGACTTGAATATAAATCAAGGTGAAATTTTCGGAATTATCGGTTATAGCGGTGCGGGAAAAAGCTCACTGATCAGATTGCTGAACGGACTTGAAAAGCCCACAGGCGGTACCATTCAAGTAGCGGGAAGAAAGATCGATACAATCCGCGGAGATGAGCTGAGAAAGGCAAGACACGAAATAAGCATGATCTTTCAGCATTTTAATCTCCTTTGGTCAAGAACGGTTCGGGAAAATATTTCGTTTCCATTAGAAATCGCCGGAGTGAAAAAAGAGCAGCGGATGAAACGTGTGGAAGAGCTGATTAAGCTTGTTGGGCTGGAAGGACGGGAAGATGCATATCCATCCCAGCTGAGCGGGGGACAAAAACAGCGTGTCGGCATTGCAAGAGCTCTTGCGAATAATCCAAAAGTATTGCTTTGTGATGAAGCAACATCAGCACTGGATCCTCAAACAACAGATTCAATTCTTGAACTGCTGGTGGATATTAACGAAAGATTGGGTTTAACCATTGTCCTGATTACACATGAAATGCATGTTATTCGTAAAATCTGCCATCGTGTTGCCGTTATGGAAAACGGAAGGATTGTTGAGCAGGGTGAAGTGCTCGATGTATTTAAAAAACCGCAGCAGCCTATTACTAAGCGCTTTGTGAAACAAATTACAGAGCCTGATGATACACAGGAAACGTTGGAATTGATTCTAGAAAAATACAAACACGGCATGGTTATTCAGCTAACATTTGTCGGGGATTCAACAGAAAGTCCGCTTATAACGAATCTTATCCGAAACCATCCGATTGAAGTAAACATCCTTCAAGGGAAAATATCGCAAACTCAAAGCGGATCATATGGAACCTTGTTCATTCATATGGACGGGCAGCCTGAAGAACTGGATAAGGCAATGGCATTTATCCGCACTCAAGAAGTAGAAGCGGAGGTGATTGCGAATGTTTGA
- a CDS encoding O-acetylhomoserine aminocarboxypropyltransferase/cysteine synthase yields MGQNKYRLETLNVHGGLQKDPATGARAVPIYQSNAYVFNDTEHASDLFALKEQGYIYTRIHNPTSTVFEERVSQLEGGVGSLAVASGMAAITLAVLNIAGTGDEIVSASSLYGGTYNLFQTTLPKYGIQTKFVNAGDPENIRDAISPKTKAIFAETIGNPSLQVLDIEAVAKIAHEAGIPLIIDNTFATPYLCRPIEHGADIVIHSATKWLLGNGTTLGGIIVDGGKFDWNSDKFPGFTTPDPSYHNLVYAEALPEAAFIVKARVQLLRDLGPAISPFNAFQFNLGVETLHVRMKEHIFNTRKVVEYLNEHPAVKWVLYPEDEQHPDKALSNKYLAEGAGAVVVFGIDGGRAAGAKVINSVNLWSHVANVGDAKSLIIHPASTTHQQLDAEGLKKSGVTEDLIRLSVGIEHIDDLLEDLEQAIEQATGVKSLIESSVFSN; encoded by the coding sequence ATGGGACAAAATAAGTATCGGCTTGAGACGTTAAATGTACATGGGGGTCTGCAGAAGGATCCTGCAACAGGAGCCCGGGCTGTGCCAATTTATCAGTCTAACGCCTATGTTTTTAATGACACGGAACATGCATCGGATTTATTTGCCTTAAAGGAGCAGGGTTACATTTATACCCGGATACATAATCCTACCTCAACGGTTTTTGAAGAAAGAGTTTCCCAATTAGAAGGGGGTGTAGGAAGTCTTGCTGTAGCAAGCGGCATGGCAGCGATAACGCTTGCCGTATTAAATATTGCCGGAACAGGGGATGAGATTGTCTCTGCCTCAAGCCTATACGGTGGGACCTACAACCTCTTTCAAACCACTTTGCCTAAGTACGGAATACAGACTAAGTTTGTAAATGCGGGTGATCCTGAGAATATCAGGGATGCCATATCGCCTAAAACAAAGGCCATTTTTGCAGAAACGATTGGCAATCCAAGTCTGCAGGTACTCGATATAGAGGCAGTTGCAAAAATCGCTCATGAAGCCGGTATCCCACTAATAATTGATAACACCTTTGCAACTCCTTATTTATGCAGGCCGATCGAACACGGAGCAGATATTGTCATTCACTCTGCCACCAAATGGCTGCTTGGAAATGGCACGACCCTCGGAGGAATTATCGTAGACGGAGGAAAGTTTGATTGGAACAGCGATAAGTTCCCGGGCTTTACGACACCAGATCCAAGCTATCACAATCTTGTATATGCAGAAGCATTGCCAGAGGCTGCCTTTATTGTAAAAGCCCGAGTTCAGCTCCTCAGGGATCTAGGGCCGGCTATTAGTCCTTTTAATGCATTTCAATTTAATCTTGGAGTAGAAACACTTCATGTAAGAATGAAAGAGCATATTTTTAATACGAGAAAAGTGGTTGAGTATTTAAATGAGCATCCTGCAGTTAAATGGGTGCTGTACCCTGAAGATGAACAGCACCCTGACAAGGCCCTCTCAAATAAATATTTAGCTGAAGGGGCAGGAGCGGTTGTAGTGTTCGGCATTGATGGCGGCCGTGCAGCCGGCGCCAAGGTGATTAATTCTGTTAATCTGTGGTCGCATGTAGCAAATGTCGGAGATGCCAAAAGCCTGATCATTCATCCTGCCAGCACGACACATCAGCAGCTGGATGCAGAAGGCTTAAAAAAATCAGGAGTAACAGAAGATTTAATTCGATTGTCAGTTGGGATTGAACACATAGATGACCTTCTGGAGGATCTTGAACAGGCAATTGAACAAGCAACGGGTGTGAAATCATTAATTGAATCATCCGTCTTTTCGAATTAA
- a CDS encoding thioredoxin family protein: protein MIEIKEEQLDMFAEKEFGILYLYTPFCGTCQLAKKMLSVVEELLPALAIHTANLNFLPKQAIEWGIESVPCLLIFENGTVTHKKYAFHSVEYIYQILKEYAA from the coding sequence ATGATTGAAATAAAGGAAGAACAATTAGATATGTTTGCTGAAAAAGAATTTGGCATCCTTTATCTTTACACTCCGTTTTGCGGAACATGTCAGCTTGCAAAAAAAATGCTGTCTGTTGTTGAAGAGTTGCTCCCAGCTTTAGCGATTCATACGGCAAACCTAAATTTCCTGCCTAAGCAAGCGATAGAGTGGGGAATTGAAAGTGTTCCCTGCCTGCTTATATTTGAAAATGGAACGGTTACCCACAAGAAATATGCCTTTCATTCTGTTGAATATATTTATCAAATATTGAAAGAATATGCCGCCTGA
- a CDS encoding toprim domain-containing protein, which yields MSAIEVEKVIIVEGTSDKRKVLNVVNEPVEIICTNGTISLTRLDEMIDALFYRDVYVLVDSDESGDRLRKQFKRELPEAAHLFIDRMYREVATAPDQHVAAVLLSANIDVQAKYL from the coding sequence ATGTCTGCAATTGAGGTTGAAAAGGTCATAATTGTTGAAGGAACATCTGACAAACGAAAGGTTCTTAATGTTGTTAATGAACCTGTAGAAATTATCTGTACAAATGGAACAATAAGTCTTACTCGATTAGACGAAATGATTGATGCTCTGTTTTATAGAGACGTATACGTGCTCGTAGACTCAGATGAATCAGGGGATCGCCTCAGAAAGCAATTCAAGCGGGAACTGCCCGAAGCTGCGCATTTGTTTATAGATAGAATGTACCGTGAAGTTGCGACTGCACCTGATCAGCATGTTGCTGCTGTGCTATTAAGCGCAAATATCGATGTACAGGCGAAATACTTATAA
- a CDS encoding YusG family protein — MSFEKKRLDITDRVTGRFSEGQMNLFFEKEQIGTMSFSQNGNQVSLKNGYEEENHSFFQYVDCDEENGWC, encoded by the coding sequence ATGTCATTTGAAAAGAAGCGCTTAGATATTACAGACCGGGTAACAGGACGCTTTTCAGAAGGTCAAATGAACTTATTTTTTGAAAAAGAGCAAATTGGCACAATGTCTTTTAGTCAAAATGGAAATCAGGTTTCATTGAAAAATGGATATGAAGAAGAAAACCATTCCTTTTTCCAGTATGTAGATTGTGACGAAGAAAACGGCTGGTGCTAA
- the gcvH gene encoding glycine cleavage system protein GcvH — MNTPKELRYSEEHEWVKVEGEKVRIGITDFAQSELGDIVFVELPEVGDEIKADEPFGSVESVKTVSELYAPISGKVVEINEDLDDSPEFVNESPYEKAWMIVIEPSNVSDVDSLMTAEQYVEMTNED; from the coding sequence ATGAACACACCAAAAGAACTTCGTTATTCTGAAGAGCACGAATGGGTTAAAGTTGAAGGCGAAAAAGTACGTATCGGCATTACCGATTTTGCTCAATCAGAACTTGGGGATATTGTATTTGTTGAGCTTCCTGAAGTTGGAGATGAAATTAAAGCAGACGAGCCTTTCGGAAGCGTTGAGTCTGTAAAAACGGTTTCTGAGCTTTATGCGCCAATCAGCGGAAAAGTTGTTGAAATCAATGAGGATCTAGATGACAGCCCAGAATTTGTAAACGAATCTCCATACGAAAAAGCATGGATGATTGTTATCGAGCCAAGCAATGTAAGTGATGTTGACAGCCTAATGACTGCTGAGCAATATGTGGAAATGACAAACGAAGACTGA
- a CDS encoding arsenate reductase family protein, with translation MAITFYWYPKCGTCRKAKKWFEDHNLQVEDVHIVENPPTKEELKTMLDNSGIEVKKFFNTSGQKYRELGMKEKVASLSDEELLEILASDGMLIKRPLATDGKKITVGFKEDQFEAAWTK, from the coding sequence GTGGCTATTACGTTTTATTGGTATCCTAAATGCGGTACATGCCGAAAAGCAAAAAAGTGGTTTGAAGATCACAATTTGCAGGTAGAAGATGTACATATTGTCGAAAATCCACCGACAAAAGAAGAATTAAAAACGATGCTTGATAACAGCGGGATAGAAGTAAAGAAGTTTTTCAATACCAGCGGTCAAAAATACCGCGAATTAGGCATGAAAGAGAAGGTTGCTTCTTTATCTGATGAAGAACTGCTTGAGATTCTGGCATCAGACGGCATGCTTATCAAACGGCCATTAGCAACAGACGGCAAGAAAATTACCGTCGGCTTTAAAGAAGATCAATTCGAAGCAGCGTGGACAAAGTAG